In a single window of the Streptomyces sp. NBC_00285 genome:
- a CDS encoding exodeoxyribonuclease III — protein sequence MRIATWNVNSITARLPRLLAWLESTGTDVLCVQEAKLAEEQFPFDQLRDAGYEAAVNATGRWNGVAVISRVGLEDVVKGLPGDPGYEGAPEPRAISATCGPVRVWSVYVPNGREVDHPHYAYKLQWFEALRAAVAGDAAGSRPFAILGDYNVAPTDDDVYDVAAFEGLTHVTPAERAALTALREAGLSDVVPRPLKYDHPFTYWDYRQLCFPKNRGMRIDLVYGNEPFAKAVSDAYVDREERKGKGASDHAPVVVDLDV from the coding sequence ATGCGCATCGCGACCTGGAACGTCAATTCGATCACCGCTCGTCTCCCGAGGCTGCTGGCCTGGCTGGAGAGCACCGGCACCGATGTGCTGTGCGTCCAGGAGGCCAAGCTCGCCGAGGAGCAGTTCCCGTTCGACCAGCTGCGCGACGCGGGCTACGAGGCAGCGGTGAACGCGACCGGCCGGTGGAACGGCGTGGCGGTGATCTCCCGGGTGGGCCTGGAGGACGTAGTCAAGGGCCTGCCCGGCGACCCCGGTTACGAGGGCGCCCCGGAACCCCGCGCGATCTCCGCGACCTGCGGCCCGGTCCGCGTCTGGTCGGTGTACGTGCCCAACGGCCGCGAGGTCGACCACCCGCACTACGCGTACAAGCTCCAGTGGTTCGAGGCGCTCAGGGCCGCTGTCGCGGGCGATGCGGCGGGCAGCCGCCCCTTCGCGATCCTGGGCGACTACAACGTGGCGCCGACCGACGACGACGTCTACGACGTGGCCGCCTTCGAGGGCCTCACCCACGTCACCCCGGCCGAGCGCGCCGCCCTGACCGCCCTGCGCGAGGCGGGCCTGTCGGACGTGGTCCCGCGGCCCCTCAAGTACGACCACCCGTTCACGTACTGGGACTACCGCCAGCTCTGCTTCCCCAAGAACCGCGGCATGCGCATCGACCTGGTGTACGGCAACGAGCCGTTCGCGAAGGCCGTCTCCGACGCGTACGTCGACCGGGAGGAGCGCAAGGGCAAGGGCGCGTCCGACCATGCGCCGGTCGTGGTCGACCTGGACGTCTAG
- a CDS encoding zinc-dependent alcohol dehydrogenase family protein translates to MRGVVMHTAGDVRVEEREDPKIVEPTDAIVKLTATCICGSDLWPYRGIEPADHTLMGHEYVGVVEEVGSDVTTVHPGDFVVGSFVISDNTCEICRAGFQSKCVHAEFVHGGIGTQAEKARIPHADGTLVATPGQPDPELIPALLAASDVLGTGWYAAVAAEAGPGKTVAVVGDGAVGLMAVLAAKQLGAERIIAMSRHPERQKLARYYGATDIVEERGDEGIAKIKELTGGLGAHSVIEAVGTQESFMQAVGATRGGGHLGYVGVNYDVSIPGIELFFAGIHTLGGPAPVRRFLPDLIQLIWDRKIDPGKVFDLTLPLDQAPEGYKAMDERRATKVLLTL, encoded by the coding sequence ATGCGTGGAGTAGTCATGCACACAGCCGGTGACGTCCGGGTCGAGGAGCGCGAGGATCCGAAGATCGTCGAACCCACTGACGCGATCGTGAAGCTGACCGCGACCTGTATCTGCGGCTCCGACCTGTGGCCGTATCGCGGCATCGAGCCCGCCGACCACACGCTCATGGGCCATGAGTACGTGGGAGTGGTGGAGGAAGTCGGCTCGGATGTGACGACCGTCCACCCCGGGGACTTCGTGGTCGGATCGTTCGTCATCTCGGACAACACCTGCGAGATCTGCCGGGCCGGGTTCCAGTCCAAGTGTGTGCACGCCGAGTTCGTCCACGGGGGGATCGGCACCCAGGCCGAGAAGGCGCGCATCCCGCACGCCGACGGCACGCTGGTCGCCACCCCGGGACAGCCCGATCCCGAGTTGATCCCCGCACTGCTGGCCGCCTCCGACGTGCTCGGCACCGGCTGGTACGCCGCCGTCGCCGCCGAGGCCGGACCCGGCAAGACCGTCGCGGTCGTCGGCGACGGCGCGGTCGGCCTCATGGCTGTCCTCGCCGCCAAACAACTGGGCGCGGAACGCATCATCGCCATGTCCCGGCACCCCGAGCGGCAGAAGCTGGCCCGCTACTACGGGGCCACCGACATCGTCGAAGAACGCGGCGACGAGGGCATAGCGAAGATCAAGGAACTCACCGGCGGGCTCGGCGCGCACTCGGTCATCGAGGCCGTCGGAACCCAGGAGTCGTTCATGCAGGCCGTCGGCGCCACCCGCGGCGGCGGACACCTGGGGTACGTGGGCGTGAACTACGACGTGTCCATCCCCGGGATCGAGCTGTTCTTCGCCGGGATCCACACCCTCGGCGGCCCGGCCCCGGTGCGCCGGTTCCTGCCCGACCTGATCCAGCTCATCTGGGACCGCAAGATCGACCCCGGCAAGGTCTTCGACCTCACCCTGCCCCTCGACCAGGCCCCGGAGGGCTACAAGGCCATGGACGAGCGGCGCGCCACCAAGGTCCTGCTCACCCTCTGA
- a CDS encoding MBL fold metallo-hydrolase has product MKLTKKSHACVRLEKDGQTLVLDPGAFSEEDAALGADAILVTHEHLDHFSEDRLRAALDANPAAGIWTLKSVAEKISAAFPGRVHTVGHGDTFTAAGFDIQVHGELHAVIHPDLPRITNVGFLVDGGRVFHPGDALTVPDHAVETLMLPVMAPWSKISEVIDYVREVKPQRAYDIHDALLTDLARPIYDNQIGALGGAEHLRLAPGESTAL; this is encoded by the coding sequence ATGAAGCTCACGAAGAAGTCGCATGCCTGCGTCCGCCTGGAGAAGGACGGACAGACGCTCGTCCTCGATCCCGGGGCCTTCAGCGAGGAGGACGCCGCCCTCGGTGCCGACGCGATCCTCGTCACGCACGAGCACCTCGACCACTTCAGCGAGGACCGGCTGCGCGCCGCCCTGGACGCCAACCCCGCTGCCGGGATCTGGACGCTGAAGTCGGTGGCCGAGAAGATCTCGGCCGCCTTCCCGGGCCGCGTGCACACCGTCGGCCACGGCGACACCTTCACCGCTGCCGGCTTCGACATCCAGGTCCACGGCGAACTGCACGCGGTGATCCACCCGGATCTCCCGCGCATCACCAACGTCGGCTTCCTCGTCGACGGCGGCAGGGTCTTCCACCCCGGCGACGCCCTCACCGTTCCCGACCACGCCGTCGAGACGCTGATGCTCCCCGTCATGGCCCCCTGGAGCAAGATCTCCGAGGTCATCGACTACGTCCGCGAGGTCAAGCCCCAGCGCGCCTACGACATCCACGACGCCCTCCTCACCGACCTCGCCCGCCCGATCTACGACAACCAGATCGGCGCCCTCGGCGGCGCCGAGCACCTGCGTCTCGCGCCGGGGGAGAGCACGGCACTGTGA
- a CDS encoding helix-turn-helix domain-containing protein, translated as MERRLDNRADIRDFLARRRAQLTPEQVGLPTSGRRRVPGLRREEVAVLAGVSTEWYTRLEKGHISGVSDDVLEAVARTLQLDEDERTYLFDLAKAAQPSPATRRRRKPVDVPPRVQWLLDSMTLSAAFVTNGRLDIVATNALARALFAPMFDSSTTDERSRPNFARYYFLDDASHDFVHDWDGAANITVALLRAEAGRYPGDKSLRALVGELSTVSTEFRAQWAAHNVRIHHGGVKRFHHPDAGLLELTYQPLDLPVSAREAHSLTIYTAEPGTPHEDRLKLLASWAATPALHQGAPATHAGRQEKGADTHGRAD; from the coding sequence ATGGAACGCCGCCTGGACAACCGCGCCGACATCCGTGACTTTCTCGCCCGCCGCCGCGCCCAGCTCACCCCCGAGCAGGTCGGCCTGCCCACCAGCGGCCGGCGCCGGGTACCCGGGCTGCGCCGCGAGGAGGTCGCCGTCCTCGCCGGGGTGAGCACCGAGTGGTACACGCGGCTGGAGAAAGGCCATATCAGCGGCGTGTCCGACGATGTCCTCGAAGCGGTGGCCCGCACCCTGCAACTCGACGAGGACGAACGCACCTACCTCTTCGACCTGGCCAAAGCCGCCCAGCCCAGCCCCGCCACCCGGCGCCGCCGCAAGCCCGTCGACGTCCCGCCCCGCGTCCAGTGGCTTCTGGACTCAATGACCCTGTCCGCGGCGTTCGTCACCAACGGCCGCCTGGACATCGTGGCCACCAACGCACTCGCCCGCGCCCTGTTCGCGCCGATGTTCGACAGCAGCACCACCGACGAACGCAGTCGCCCCAACTTCGCCCGGTACTACTTCCTCGACGACGCCTCCCACGACTTCGTCCACGACTGGGACGGCGCCGCCAACATCACCGTCGCGCTGCTGCGCGCGGAAGCCGGCCGCTACCCAGGCGACAAGTCCCTGCGCGCGCTCGTCGGTGAACTGTCCACGGTCAGCACCGAATTCCGCGCCCAATGGGCCGCTCACAACGTGCGCATCCACCACGGCGGCGTCAAACGCTTCCACCACCCCGACGCCGGCCTCCTCGAACTCACCTACCAGCCGCTGGACCTGCCCGTGTCCGCCCGCGAAGCGCACTCCCTGACCATCTACACCGCCGAGCCGGGCACCCCCCACGAAGACCGGCTCAAGCTCCTCGCCAGCTGGGCGGCCACCCCTGCTCTGCACCAGGGTGCACCCGCCACCCACGCCGGCCGCCAGGAGAAGGGCGCCGACACCCACGGCCGAGCTGACTGA
- a CDS encoding dioxygenase family protein, producing MTTTTDPSYVDPALINPRAVRLVKAFKDALARMRDEEGLTFDDLNAVTGLLQKAQAATGAPLALVAMPLFSEVFQGGRDGYTPSEEVNSPTYIAGSPRIDNPGVLPMRPDEPGTPLVVSGRVLDGNRRPVEGAKVDIYHAANNGDYSGLYDDGVPTYNLRGHLFTDADGRYTFTTVTPVAYADSHIRKVDGVVQAVAALGRSLYRPAHIHYEVHHSDLITPWRGEVYFKGDPVIPVDFVGGTLAPPALQADTVLHEDPKDTAAAGFQGPYRSMEFDFVLKTRTSPDSITPNGTTA from the coding sequence ATGACCACGACCACCGATCCGTCCTACGTCGACCCGGCACTGATCAACCCCCGCGCAGTCCGTCTCGTCAAGGCGTTCAAGGACGCTCTGGCCCGCATGCGGGACGAGGAGGGACTGACCTTCGACGACCTCAATGCGGTCACCGGCCTGCTGCAGAAGGCCCAGGCGGCCACGGGCGCCCCGCTGGCACTGGTCGCCATGCCGCTGTTCAGCGAAGTCTTCCAGGGCGGCCGGGACGGCTACACCCCCTCCGAAGAGGTCAACAGCCCCACGTACATCGCAGGCTCCCCACGCATCGACAATCCCGGCGTCCTGCCGATGCGACCGGACGAACCCGGCACTCCCCTGGTCGTGTCCGGCCGCGTTCTGGACGGCAACCGTCGGCCGGTCGAGGGCGCCAAAGTGGACATCTACCATGCGGCCAACAACGGCGACTACTCCGGGCTGTACGACGACGGAGTGCCCACGTACAACCTGCGCGGCCACCTGTTCACGGACGCCGACGGCCGCTACACCTTCACCACCGTCACCCCGGTCGCCTACGCCGACTCCCACATCAGGAAGGTCGACGGGGTCGTCCAAGCCGTCGCAGCCCTCGGGCGCAGCCTCTACCGTCCGGCCCACATCCACTACGAGGTCCACCACTCCGACCTGATCACTCCCTGGCGGGGTGAGGTCTATTTCAAGGGAGACCCGGTCATCCCCGTCGACTTCGTCGGCGGAACCCTGGCCCCTCCCGCGCTGCAGGCCGACACCGTCCTGCACGAGGACCCCAAGGACACAGCAGCCGCAGGCTTCCAGGGCCCCTACCGTTCGATGGAGTTCGACTTCGTCCTCAAGACCCGCACCAGCCCGGACAGCATCACCCCAAACGGAACGACGGCATGA
- a CDS encoding nuclear transport factor 2 family protein, translating to MTDEDATAWALARLSTAFYHHYDRREYDAVLEFFAPDALYERLGQKIRGHGEILDLLNARPGPEELTARHIMGATHFHTIGDTTAQGTVTLLGYGGRPPTESGPAPYTVATGGHIFEQADHYRLDDGRWKITHRTLHQILTPIPD from the coding sequence ATGACCGACGAGGACGCGACCGCCTGGGCGCTGGCCCGGCTCAGCACTGCTTTTTACCACCACTACGACCGCCGCGAGTACGACGCGGTGCTTGAATTCTTCGCCCCCGACGCCCTCTACGAGCGGCTCGGACAGAAGATACGTGGCCATGGCGAGATCCTGGACCTGCTCAACGCCCGTCCAGGGCCCGAGGAGCTGACCGCCCGCCACATAATGGGGGCCACGCACTTCCACACCATCGGCGACACCACCGCTCAGGGAACCGTCACCCTGCTCGGGTACGGCGGCCGCCCACCCACCGAATCCGGACCCGCCCCCTACACTGTGGCCACCGGCGGACACATCTTCGAACAGGCCGACCACTACCGCCTCGACGACGGGCGCTGGAAGATCACCCACCGCACACTCCACCAGATCCTCACCCCGATCCCCGACTGA
- a CDS encoding TetR/AcrR family transcriptional regulator: MTPGAQHPDGPAVQPLRSDAERNRERIIAAARTVFARDGLSASMASVAREAGVGIATMFRRFPTKEELVDAVFSDRMGAYADVVTGALEDPDPWNGFVGYIESACAMQAADNGFADVLTMTFPTAKVLEERRNGAYEAMLRLIDRAKATGRLREDFDPSDLVLIHMANAGVVNATGDAAPDAWRRVVALFIQSLEAPARGPLPGSPGHDALYRAMLRVGQGTTRPVPGKGG, from the coding sequence ATGACCCCTGGCGCTCAGCACCCCGACGGTCCCGCCGTTCAGCCTCTGCGCAGTGACGCCGAGCGAAACCGGGAGCGGATCATCGCCGCAGCGCGCACGGTGTTCGCGCGGGACGGCCTGAGCGCCTCCATGGCTTCCGTGGCCCGCGAGGCGGGCGTGGGGATCGCCACCATGTTCCGCCGCTTCCCCACGAAGGAGGAACTGGTCGACGCCGTCTTCTCCGACCGCATGGGTGCCTACGCCGACGTGGTCACCGGTGCCCTGGAGGACCCCGACCCGTGGAACGGTTTCGTCGGCTACATCGAATCCGCCTGCGCGATGCAGGCCGCCGACAACGGCTTCGCCGATGTCCTGACCATGACCTTCCCTACCGCCAAGGTGTTGGAGGAACGCCGTAACGGGGCGTACGAAGCCATGCTGCGGCTCATCGACCGCGCCAAGGCCACCGGCCGCCTGCGCGAGGACTTCGACCCCTCGGACCTGGTACTGATCCACATGGCCAACGCCGGCGTCGTCAACGCCACCGGCGACGCCGCCCCGGACGCCTGGCGGCGCGTCGTCGCCCTGTTCATCCAGTCTCTTGAGGCCCCGGCCCGCGGCCCGCTGCCCGGCTCGCCCGGGCACGACGCGCTCTACAGGGCCATGCTCCGCGTCGGCCAGGGCACCACCAGACCGGTGCCGGGCAAGGGCGGCTGA
- the pcaDC gene encoding bifunctional 3-oxoadipate enol-lactonase/4-carboxymuconolactone decarboxylase PcaDC, protein MSESATNTLQYRFDGPEEAPVLILGPSLGTTWHMWDRQVPDLVRQWRVFRFDLPGHGGAHAYPVGSVGDLTDRLLATLDQFGVQRFGYAGCALGGAVGMELALRHPERLASLALIAASPRFGTADEFRQRGVIVRTNGLDPIARTSPDRWFTSGFAAAQPAITEWAVQMVRTTDPGCYIAACEALAAFDVRADLASVGVPTLVLAGSDDQVTGPAEARTLVAGIPDARLAVVPGASHLVPVEQPAAVTDLLVRHFSTAWQPAFDSATGQTAIPTVPLKPALTAAPPQPVAIAEIAPAVVEPPQGFGRPDPYDAGIKVRREVLGDAHVDRALAQADDFSGDFQELLTRYAWGEVWDRPGLDRRSRSCVTLTALVAGGHLDELAFHTRAALRNGLTPSEIKEVLLQTAVYCGVPAANSAFKVAQEVIREETTPTD, encoded by the coding sequence GTGAGTGAGAGTGCGACGAACACCCTGCAATACCGCTTTGACGGGCCAGAAGAGGCTCCAGTCCTGATCTTGGGTCCCTCCCTGGGTACAACATGGCACATGTGGGATCGCCAGGTCCCCGACCTGGTCAGGCAGTGGCGGGTCTTCCGGTTCGATCTGCCGGGGCACGGCGGCGCGCACGCCTACCCGGTGGGCTCCGTCGGCGACCTCACCGACCGGCTGCTCGCCACGCTGGACCAGTTCGGCGTGCAGCGCTTCGGATACGCGGGCTGCGCCCTGGGCGGCGCCGTCGGCATGGAGCTGGCGCTGCGCCACCCGGAGCGGCTGGCCTCCCTGGCGCTGATCGCCGCCTCGCCCCGCTTCGGCACGGCGGACGAATTCCGGCAGCGCGGGGTGATCGTACGGACGAACGGGCTCGATCCCATCGCCCGTACGTCACCGGACCGTTGGTTCACCTCGGGGTTCGCCGCCGCCCAGCCCGCGATCACCGAATGGGCCGTGCAGATGGTGCGCACCACCGACCCCGGCTGCTACATCGCGGCCTGCGAAGCGCTCGCCGCGTTCGACGTACGGGCCGACCTCGCGAGCGTCGGCGTGCCGACCCTGGTCCTCGCCGGCTCGGACGACCAGGTCACGGGACCCGCCGAGGCCCGAACCCTGGTCGCGGGCATCCCGGACGCCCGGCTCGCGGTCGTACCCGGCGCCTCCCATCTGGTGCCGGTCGAACAGCCCGCCGCCGTCACCGACCTCCTGGTCAGACACTTCTCCACCGCCTGGCAGCCCGCCTTCGACTCGGCCACCGGCCAGACCGCGATCCCGACGGTCCCGCTCAAGCCCGCCCTGACGGCCGCGCCGCCGCAGCCGGTGGCGATCGCCGAGATCGCCCCGGCCGTCGTGGAACCGCCGCAGGGGTTCGGGCGGCCCGACCCGTACGACGCCGGTATCAAGGTCCGCCGCGAGGTGCTCGGCGACGCACACGTCGACCGCGCGCTGGCACAGGCCGACGATTTCTCCGGCGACTTCCAGGAGCTCCTCACCCGCTACGCCTGGGGCGAGGTCTGGGACCGGCCCGGTCTCGACCGCCGCTCGCGCAGCTGTGTCACCCTCACCGCCCTGGTCGCGGGCGGACACCTGGACGAGCTCGCCTTCCACACCCGGGCCGCCCTGCGCAACGGGCTCACTCCCTCCGAGATCAAGGAAGTGCTCCTCCAGACGGCCGTGTACTGCGGTGTCCCGGCGGCCAACAGCGCGTTCAAGGTGGCCCAGGAGGTCATCCGCGAGGAGACCACCCCCACCGACTGA
- a CDS encoding SDR family NAD(P)-dependent oxidoreductase, producing the protein MTSIAIIGAGPQLGLAIARTFGSQGFNVALISRNREKLDGLVATLSGEEITAAAFPADVLDRDALTQALKDAAAKFGSIDVLEYSPVGTFGSTAMTTPADTDPSHVQHEIEFQLYGAIAATKAVLPAMREAGAGTLLYTTGAGSIDPVPQVGNVNAAAAALRNWAVNLHKELDGTGIQAAHVGIDVSIGTPAVPGFPTAQPEEISPVYWELHTTKRDQAELVFSL; encoded by the coding sequence GTGACCAGCATCGCCATCATCGGAGCCGGCCCCCAGCTGGGTCTGGCCATTGCCCGCACCTTCGGCTCCCAGGGCTTCAATGTCGCTCTGATCTCGCGCAACCGCGAGAAGCTCGACGGGCTCGTCGCCACCCTGTCCGGCGAGGAGATCACCGCCGCCGCGTTTCCCGCAGACGTGCTCGACCGTGACGCGCTCACCCAGGCACTCAAGGACGCCGCCGCGAAGTTCGGCAGCATCGACGTCCTGGAGTACTCCCCGGTGGGGACCTTCGGCTCCACGGCTATGACCACCCCGGCCGACACCGATCCGTCCCACGTGCAGCACGAGATCGAGTTCCAGCTGTACGGGGCGATCGCCGCCACCAAGGCGGTGCTGCCCGCGATGCGCGAGGCCGGTGCGGGCACCCTGCTCTACACGACCGGCGCCGGCTCCATCGACCCCGTGCCGCAGGTCGGCAACGTCAACGCCGCCGCCGCGGCCCTGCGTAACTGGGCGGTCAACCTGCACAAGGAACTGGACGGCACCGGCATCCAGGCCGCCCACGTCGGCATCGACGTGTCGATCGGCACGCCGGCCGTCCCCGGTTTCCCGACGGCCCAGCCCGAGGAGATCTCCCCCGTCTACTGGGAGCTGCACACCACCAAGCGCGACCAGGCCGAGCTCGTCTTCAGCCTCTGA
- a CDS encoding DUF6278 family protein, whose amino-acid sequence MKIPFLGGWSEQPGTRDPEGIAELLAECELLRSHAARSGVRLDDTATSLEALDQLVPGWRDDEEILLWLGNDAGLYLGTVIVRTVPGASWDLRSDGQPVIRLESGREFDVVASGHEWAASGVPELSQLYAEVAEE is encoded by the coding sequence ATGAAGATCCCTTTTCTGGGCGGCTGGAGTGAGCAGCCCGGGACCCGCGACCCCGAAGGCATCGCCGAACTCCTCGCCGAGTGTGAGCTCTTGCGTTCCCACGCGGCCCGTTCGGGCGTCCGACTCGACGACACGGCGACCTCGTTGGAGGCGCTCGACCAGCTGGTGCCGGGCTGGCGGGACGACGAGGAGATCCTGCTCTGGCTCGGCAACGACGCCGGACTCTATCTCGGCACGGTCATCGTGCGGACCGTTCCCGGTGCGTCCTGGGATCTGCGTTCGGACGGCCAGCCGGTGATCCGGCTGGAGTCCGGCCGTGAGTTCGACGTCGTGGCCTCCGGCCACGAGTGGGCCGCGAGCGGGGTGCCCGAGCTGTCCCAGCTGTACGCGGAGGTCGCCGAGGAGTGA
- a CDS encoding IS110 family transposase has protein sequence MTTRQSSTSSSTDPPVPGEVVLGVDTHGEIHVAAVVSPLGEVLGTESFPATATGYRRLLVWARRLGVVRRAGVEGTGTFGAGLSRYLLAQRVEVFEVNRPDRSARRLLGKSDPLDAQAAARAVLSGRARARAKTGDGPVHSARMFKLAKDSAVKARTQAINQLKAVLVIADPALRERLSSLGNAELFRTCARLGLCDGGGDEDAVAQATHMTLSMLAERIEQLTGQIDELNRRLTRLVERHAPQLLVPVGIGPDSAVTLLITMGDNPERLNTEASFAALCGVSPVEYSSGRRSTRRLNHGGDRQANAALHRIVFTRLRHDPRTQAYYERRTQEGKTRREIIRCLKRYAAREVFNLVRPVSRTPGL, from the coding sequence ATGACGACCCGACAGAGCAGCACCTCCTCCAGCACGGATCCTCCCGTTCCGGGCGAGGTCGTCCTGGGCGTGGACACGCACGGCGAGATTCATGTTGCCGCGGTGGTCTCCCCTCTGGGGGAGGTCCTGGGCACTGAGTCCTTTCCGGCCACGGCGACCGGCTACCGTCGGCTGCTCGTCTGGGCCCGCAGGCTGGGGGTGGTGCGCCGGGCTGGTGTGGAGGGCACCGGTACCTTCGGCGCGGGCCTGTCCCGCTACCTGCTGGCTCAGCGCGTCGAGGTGTTCGAAGTGAACCGGCCCGACCGCTCGGCCCGCCGTCTGCTCGGGAAGTCGGACCCGCTCGATGCGCAGGCTGCTGCGCGGGCTGTGCTCAGCGGTCGCGCCCGGGCCCGGGCCAAAACCGGCGACGGTCCGGTGCACAGCGCTCGGATGTTCAAACTCGCCAAGGACTCCGCGGTCAAGGCCCGCACCCAGGCGATCAACCAGCTCAAGGCCGTCCTGGTCATAGCTGACCCCGCCTTGCGGGAGCGGTTGTCGAGCCTGGGCAATGCCGAGTTGTTCCGCACGTGCGCGCGCCTTGGCCTGTGCGACGGCGGGGGCGACGAGGACGCGGTGGCCCAGGCCACCCATATGACCCTGAGTATGCTCGCCGAGCGCATCGAGCAGCTCACCGGGCAGATCGATGAGCTGAACCGGCGCTTGACGCGGCTCGTCGAGCGCCACGCCCCGCAGCTGCTCGTACCGGTGGGCATCGGCCCGGACAGTGCCGTCACGCTCCTGATCACCATGGGAGACAACCCCGAGCGGCTGAACACCGAGGCATCCTTTGCCGCCCTTTGCGGAGTCAGCCCCGTCGAGTACTCCTCGGGCCGGCGGAGCACGCGCCGGCTCAACCACGGCGGCGACCGCCAGGCGAACGCCGCCCTGCACCGCATCGTGTTCACCCGGCTGCGACACGACCCGCGCACCCAGGCGTACTACGAACGCCGAACCCAGGAGGGCAAGACCCGCCGTGAGATCATCCGATGCCTCAAGCGATATGCCGCCCGCGAGGTCTTCAACCTGGTCAGACCGGTTTCCCGCACCCCCGGGTTATAG
- a CDS encoding NADP-dependent oxidoreductase, giving the protein MKSVQYQSFGGPEVLEVVDVPDPKMFADLVVVRIEAAALNPADLAFQAGYADPLVDSLFPVTPGWDLAGVIEQAGPATTGFRPGDEVIGFVRDKAMHYGTYAEKISAEPRQLVRKPRNLSWAQAAGLPVAGLTAYQAIVHSLEVTAGDAVLVHGAAGGVGHLAVQIAVARGARVLGTGSEASQAFIESLGATPVRYGDELVEQVRKIAPDGIDAILDTAGRGSLSTTQEIAALGARVASITRSAAEYAGAIDVYLHLDGDDLTRLVELAEEGKLTVHVERAFPLEEAAQAQQLLAGGHVRGKIVLENRREA; this is encoded by the coding sequence GTGAAATCCGTTCAGTACCAGAGCTTCGGCGGTCCCGAGGTCCTTGAAGTCGTCGACGTTCCGGATCCGAAGATGTTCGCCGATCTCGTGGTGGTGAGAATCGAGGCAGCCGCGCTCAATCCGGCGGACCTGGCCTTCCAGGCCGGATACGCGGATCCTCTCGTGGACTCCCTCTTCCCGGTGACACCCGGATGGGACCTGGCCGGGGTCATCGAGCAGGCCGGACCCGCGACGACGGGATTCAGGCCGGGCGACGAGGTGATCGGCTTCGTCCGTGACAAGGCCATGCACTACGGCACCTACGCGGAGAAGATCTCGGCCGAACCGCGCCAACTGGTGCGCAAGCCGAGGAACCTGAGCTGGGCCCAGGCCGCCGGACTGCCGGTCGCCGGGCTGACCGCCTACCAGGCGATCGTGCACAGCCTTGAGGTGACCGCCGGAGACGCCGTCCTGGTCCACGGGGCGGCGGGAGGCGTCGGACACCTCGCCGTCCAGATCGCCGTGGCACGGGGCGCACGGGTGCTCGGGACCGGCTCCGAGGCCAGCCAGGCGTTCATCGAGTCACTGGGAGCGACGCCCGTGCGCTACGGCGACGAACTCGTCGAGCAGGTACGCAAGATCGCCCCGGACGGGATCGACGCCATCCTCGACACCGCCGGGCGTGGCTCCCTGTCCACGACCCAGGAGATCGCCGCCCTCGGTGCGCGGGTCGCCTCCATCACGCGGTCCGCCGCCGAGTACGCGGGGGCCATCGACGTCTACCTCCACCTCGACGGCGACGACCTGACCCGGCTGGTGGAGCTCGCCGAGGAGGGCAAGCTCACGGTGCACGTCGAGCGGGCATTCCCGCTCGAAGAAGCGGCGCAGGCCCAGCAGTTGCTGGCCGGCGGCCACGTCCGAGGCAAGATCGTCCTGGAAAACCGCAGGGAGGCATGA
- a CDS encoding SRPBCC domain-containing protein — protein MQDSPVITAVTDIASPPAEVWKVLTDFAGYAKWHPALRFIDAPTEILPGTQLRAQVTLGTESDGEYRFTVAHYEAPRRLVWEGGIPDVLMGRHSFDLKPRDGGTRFTESEEFTGTAAVETVEPARSQMEESYARYGRALKERLLSGH, from the coding sequence ATGCAGGACAGTCCCGTCATCACCGCGGTCACCGACATCGCCTCTCCCCCGGCGGAGGTGTGGAAGGTGCTGACCGACTTCGCCGGATACGCCAAGTGGCACCCCGCGCTGCGTTTCATCGATGCTCCCACCGAAATACTCCCCGGAACCCAGCTACGGGCCCAGGTGACGCTGGGGACCGAGAGCGACGGGGAGTACAGATTCACGGTCGCCCACTACGAGGCACCTCGGCGGCTCGTCTGGGAGGGCGGCATACCCGACGTCCTCATGGGGCGGCACTCCTTCGATCTCAAGCCCCGTGACGGCGGAACACGCTTCACGGAATCCGAGGAGTTCACGGGCACGGCCGCCGTGGAAACCGTGGAGCCCGCCCGGTCCCAGATGGAAGAGAGCTACGCGAGGTACGGCAGGGCCCTGAAAGAACGACTCCTTTCCGGACACTGA